The following proteins are encoded in a genomic region of Halomicroarcula saliterrae:
- a CDS encoding cytochrome b translates to MSRAEWLYDWFDTRLDVEGAQSFLGKAFPAEDSFLLGEVAVFCFILLVLSGVFLGLFFEPSTSDVEYDGSVQEYQGEEMPEAFVSVLHITYDVPFGMFIRRLHHWAAHLFVASIGLHMLRVFFTGSYRNPREPNWLVGTGLAALSMGAAYTGYALPFDEFAATATGIGYNLTVSVPLVGDFFGQVIFGGEFPSSATIPRLYFLHVLVLPVAISAGIAVHMAILVRQKHTEAPRDEAVETGERTVDAADDSVIVGLPAVPNQAAVSAVVFFLTAATLSALAGLLPVHNIAEYGPNDPASTPALIMPDWFLMWVYGFLKLLPQWASFTVGPVHVSGEFIGGVVLPGLVFLAVGIWPFVDREPEPTHFTANPLERPWQTAVGVAAVAFIMIASIAGMNNILAAQVLGTTTSAVNPILTAALLGVPPLFGAVTYLLLRDGDSATPPDSEATATPDGGDPPDELRGRRSDGGGADE, encoded by the coding sequence ATGTCTCGCGCCGAGTGGCTCTACGACTGGTTCGACACCCGACTGGACGTCGAGGGCGCCCAGTCCTTTCTCGGGAAGGCGTTCCCGGCCGAAGACTCCTTCCTGCTGGGGGAGGTGGCCGTCTTCTGTTTCATCCTGCTGGTGCTTTCGGGCGTCTTTCTGGGCCTGTTCTTCGAGCCGTCGACCTCCGACGTGGAGTACGACGGCTCCGTACAGGAGTACCAGGGCGAGGAGATGCCCGAGGCGTTCGTCTCCGTGTTACACATCACCTACGACGTGCCGTTCGGGATGTTCATCCGCCGGCTCCACCACTGGGCGGCACACCTGTTTGTCGCCTCTATCGGCCTCCACATGCTCAGGGTGTTTTTCACCGGGTCCTACCGCAACCCGCGGGAGCCGAACTGGCTCGTGGGGACGGGCCTCGCAGCGCTGTCGATGGGGGCGGCCTACACGGGCTATGCGTTGCCCTTCGACGAGTTCGCCGCGACCGCGACGGGAATCGGCTACAATCTCACCGTCTCCGTTCCGCTCGTCGGGGACTTCTTCGGGCAGGTGATATTCGGCGGGGAGTTCCCGTCCAGTGCGACGATTCCACGGCTGTATTTCCTGCACGTCCTCGTGCTTCCGGTGGCCATCTCGGCGGGTATCGCCGTCCACATGGCGATTCTCGTCAGGCAGAAACACACCGAAGCCCCCCGCGACGAGGCCGTCGAGACCGGAGAGCGGACCGTCGACGCGGCGGACGACAGCGTCATCGTCGGTCTGCCGGCGGTGCCCAATCAGGCCGCGGTGTCCGCGGTCGTGTTCTTCCTGACGGCCGCGACGCTCTCTGCGCTCGCGGGGCTGTTGCCGGTCCACAACATCGCCGAGTACGGTCCCAACGACCCCGCCAGCACGCCGGCGCTCATCATGCCCGACTGGTTCCTGATGTGGGTGTACGGCTTCCTGAAACTGCTCCCCCAGTGGGCCAGTTTCACCGTCGGCCCGGTCCACGTCAGCGGGGAGTTCATCGGCGGCGTCGTCCTGCCCGGACTGGTCTTTCTGGCGGTCGGCATCTGGCCGTTCGTCGACCGCGAACCGGAGCCGACGCATTTCACTGCGAACCCGCTGGAGCGGCCCTGGCAGACGGCCGTCGGGGTGGCCGCCGTCGCGTTCATCATGATCGCCTCGATAGCGGGCATGAACAACATCCTCGCGGCACAGGTGCTCGGGACCACCACCAGCGCAGTCAACCCGATACTGACGGCGGCGCTGCTGGGTGTCCCGCCGCTGTTTGGCGCCGTCACCTATCTCCTGTTGCGGGACGGGGACTCGGCGACACCGCCCGATAGCGAGGCGACTGCCACGCCGGACGGCGGTGACCCGCCCGACGAACTGCGGGGCCGGCGGTCCGACGGAGGTGGGGCGGATGAGTGA
- a CDS encoding ubiquinol-cytochrome c reductase iron-sulfur subunit encodes MSVGDPKSDSDGTCDCASEPTLYSDARAELRRRDFAKFLASVGGLTAVASLTAPLASTTQVFERSYEGPVYSDGVYLVDEAGERISENRLASGDQLTVFPEPRPGIEDAPTLLVRFEESSYGGDIDMGFTVDGYAAFSKVCTHAGCMVSDTEGQLFVCPCHFGKFDPTGGAAVADGPPGRPLPQLPITLTSDGYLAATGDFEGPIGPGGE; translated from the coding sequence CTGAGCGTGGGGGACCCGAAATCCGACTCCGACGGGACGTGTGACTGTGCGAGCGAGCCGACCCTCTACAGCGACGCGCGGGCCGAACTGCGGCGTCGGGACTTCGCGAAGTTCCTCGCCAGCGTCGGCGGCCTGACCGCCGTCGCCAGTCTGACGGCGCCCCTCGCCAGCACGACGCAGGTGTTCGAGCGCAGTTACGAGGGGCCAGTCTACTCCGACGGGGTCTACCTCGTGGACGAAGCGGGCGAGCGCATCTCCGAGAACCGACTGGCATCGGGCGACCAGCTGACGGTGTTTCCGGAGCCGCGACCGGGTATCGAAGACGCCCCGACGCTGCTGGTCCGGTTCGAGGAGTCGTCCTACGGCGGGGACATCGACATGGGGTTCACCGTCGACGGCTACGCCGCGTTCTCGAAAGTGTGCACGCACGCGGGCTGTATGGTTTCCGACACGGAGGGACAGCTGTTCGTCTGCCCCTGTCACTTCGGGAAGTTCGACCCCACGGGCGGCGCCGCGGTCGCCGACGGCCCCCCGGGCCGGCCGTTGCCCCAGCTCCCGATTACGCTCACAAGCGACGGCTATCTGGCCGCCACGGGCGACTTCGAGGGCCCCATCGGGCCCGGGGGTGAGTGA
- a CDS encoding helix-turn-helix domain-containing protein, which translates to MFGSEAVFPECEHQYVTDHILAEVEVFDPDSCYVTPHATAKWSVTDVSRSRLDGEVIEEFTVRGDGTGAPPATADDGVEKVFSYENAHVFRVVRPAEHSCVCEQVERAGCVLRDITVDEDSIVVTFLVDGTETLKRVLDRLEETGGTLSLRRLIDSSAGQRSGTPMVLDPDVLTDRQAEVLEVAHEMGYFEHPRDASAGEVADELGIATTTFTEHLAAAQRKLLGDVVAD; encoded by the coding sequence ATGTTCGGGTCAGAAGCGGTATTCCCCGAGTGTGAACACCAGTACGTGACCGACCACATCCTCGCAGAGGTCGAAGTGTTCGACCCGGATTCCTGCTATGTCACGCCGCACGCGACCGCGAAGTGGTCAGTCACGGACGTCTCGCGGTCCCGGCTCGACGGCGAGGTCATAGAGGAGTTCACCGTTCGCGGCGACGGCACGGGCGCCCCGCCGGCGACGGCCGACGACGGCGTCGAGAAGGTGTTCTCCTACGAGAACGCACACGTCTTCCGGGTCGTTCGGCCCGCCGAGCACAGCTGTGTCTGCGAGCAGGTCGAGCGAGCGGGCTGTGTACTCCGCGATATCACCGTCGACGAGGACTCTATCGTCGTCACGTTCCTGGTCGACGGGACCGAGACACTGAAACGGGTCCTCGACAGGTTAGAGGAGACCGGCGGCACCCTCAGCCTCCGTCGGCTGATAGACAGTTCTGCCGGGCAGCGCTCGGGGACGCCGATGGTTCTCGACCCCGACGTCCTGACCGACCGACAGGCCGAGGTCCTCGAAGTCGCTCACGAGATGGGGTACTTCGAGCATCCGCGCGACGCGAGCGCCGGCGAGGTCGCCGACGAACTCGGTATCGCGACCACGACGTTCACCGAGCATCTGGCCGCGGCCCAGCGGAAACTGCTGGGGGACGTCGTGGCGGACTGA
- a CDS encoding carotenoid oxygenase family protein: MESHAGFHSLHEETATSLDVTGSLPEWLDGSLIRNGPGAFSFPGGSSVDHWFDGFAMLYRFTFTPASASDSADDTVHYRNRFLRTDAYEAARKGEFEGGFATGATTLRSRLATFLTDPYDNTNIVAERVGGEYVALTESPRKVRFDPNLLDTTGHVEHDDVSAGHLSCAHLKRDPATGVLVNVDTAFGRTSQYHVYATAPSGDRRHVGSVETDRPAYMHSFALTPRFVVLTEFPLRLDPRRFLRPGRQAPFIEQFEWEPDRGTRVIVMDRTTGAVVAEPVTDAVFGFHHVNAFERADGTELVFDLETVPDATTIDSLYLENLRAGEMGAIAGRIERFTVDLGPTDAADRYGPGDATVSREMLYDDGSALPTVAPTRWCRPHRYVYAMGMDTPVTEWARRVLKLDTETGTVRTFDGGGDYFGEPIFVPAPDPDAEDDGVVLTVALDTAAERSRLLVLDGDTLAERARATLPHAAPFDFHGRYFPELRAARGASSS; the protein is encoded by the coding sequence ATGGAGTCACACGCCGGCTTCCACTCGCTCCACGAGGAGACGGCCACGTCGCTCGATGTGACCGGCAGCCTGCCCGAATGGCTCGACGGGAGCCTCATCCGGAACGGACCCGGGGCCTTCTCGTTTCCCGGCGGGAGCAGCGTCGACCACTGGTTCGACGGGTTCGCGATGCTCTACCGGTTCACGTTTACCCCGGCGTCCGCCTCCGATTCGGCCGACGACACCGTCCACTATCGGAATCGGTTCCTGCGCACCGACGCCTACGAGGCGGCGCGAAAGGGCGAGTTCGAGGGCGGGTTCGCGACGGGAGCGACCACGCTCCGCTCGCGGCTGGCGACGTTTCTCACGGACCCCTACGACAACACGAACATCGTCGCCGAACGCGTCGGCGGCGAGTACGTCGCGCTGACCGAATCGCCCCGCAAGGTCCGGTTCGACCCGAACCTCCTCGACACGACGGGCCACGTGGAGCACGACGACGTCTCGGCCGGCCACCTCTCGTGTGCACATCTCAAGCGCGACCCGGCGACGGGAGTCCTCGTCAACGTCGATACGGCCTTCGGCCGAACCAGCCAGTATCACGTCTACGCGACGGCGCCCTCCGGCGACCGGCGACACGTCGGCAGCGTCGAGACCGACCGGCCCGCGTACATGCACAGTTTCGCGCTCACGCCCCGGTTCGTCGTCCTGACGGAGTTCCCCCTCCGTCTCGACCCGCGGCGGTTCCTCAGGCCCGGCCGACAGGCCCCCTTCATCGAGCAGTTCGAGTGGGAGCCCGACCGCGGGACCCGGGTCATCGTCATGGACCGGACGACCGGCGCGGTAGTCGCGGAGCCGGTGACCGACGCCGTGTTCGGGTTCCACCACGTCAACGCCTTCGAGCGGGCCGACGGGACCGAACTCGTCTTCGACCTCGAGACGGTGCCCGACGCGACGACGATAGACTCGCTGTACCTGGAGAACCTCCGGGCCGGCGAGATGGGGGCTATCGCCGGGCGTATCGAACGGTTCACCGTGGACCTGGGACCGACAGACGCGGCGGACAGATACGGTCCCGGCGACGCGACGGTCTCGCGCGAGATGCTGTACGACGACGGCAGCGCGCTGCCGACGGTCGCCCCGACACGCTGGTGTCGCCCCCATCGGTACGTCTACGCGATGGGGATGGACACGCCGGTCACCGAGTGGGCCCGTCGGGTGCTGAAACTCGACACGGAGACCGGGACCGTTCGGACCTTCGACGGCGGTGGCGACTACTTCGGTGAGCCCATATTCGTCCCGGCGCCCGACCCCGACGCCGAAGACGACGGCGTCGTGTTGACAGTGGCGCTCGACACAGCGGCCGAACGGTCGCGGCTGCTCGTCCTCGACGGGGACACCCTGGCGGAACGCGCTCGGGCGACGCTGCCACACGCGGCCCCGTTCGATTTCCACGGCCGGTACTTCCCCGAACTCCGGGCGGCCCGGGGCGCCTCGTCGTCGTGA
- a CDS encoding PAS domain S-box protein: MGDAVHVLHIDDDPDFGALTAEFLERDDDRFTVETATSGAEGLDRLTSAVDCVVSDYDMPGMNGLEFLDAVRETYPDLPFILFTGKGSEEVASEALTLGATDYLQKDSGTDQYDLLANRISRAVGQFRAERELERKTDLLEKTQNLADVGAWEYDPRTEEAYFTEQVYEIYDVDTEFEPDPEADIQRFYHPEDRDAVRDGVKRALEDGDPYDIEVRIVTGDGAEKWVRTRADPKFEDGTCKRVRGTIRDITERKERERNLAQTKAWYQTLLDAAPDAVFIADAESGEIRETNQAATRLLDRPREEIVGLDQTELHPPDKAEEYAELFRQHVGDGEGRDATLGEQVELAVVDAAGDETPVEISAQTVEIDGECYNQGYFRDITARKQRERELKRQNDRLDEFVTVVSHDLRNPLRTLSASLDLIETDDEAALERCQRPVARMERLIDELVDLARHGETGSEPAPVQLPALAEECAQTTGLSAAALSITTDATIVAEQSRLKHLFENLFRNAVEHGTTSNRTASDDIVERGTTGSRTESDDAVDDDGPEVSLTVGPLDDGFYVADDGPGVPAAERERVFRVGYSTSAEGTGFGLNIVKQVVEAHGWDIRLTESADGGARFEITGVEFSDG, from the coding sequence ATGGGTGATGCCGTCCACGTTCTTCATATCGATGACGACCCGGATTTCGGGGCGCTGACCGCCGAGTTTCTCGAACGCGACGACGACCGTTTCACCGTCGAAACTGCGACCAGCGGGGCCGAGGGGCTGGACCGGCTCACGTCCGCGGTCGACTGTGTCGTCTCCGATTACGATATGCCGGGCATGAACGGCCTCGAGTTCCTCGACGCCGTCCGCGAGACCTATCCCGACCTCCCGTTTATTCTCTTCACCGGAAAGGGGAGTGAGGAAGTCGCGAGCGAAGCACTCACCCTCGGCGCGACGGATTATCTCCAGAAAGACTCCGGAACGGACCAGTACGACCTCCTCGCGAACCGTATCAGCAGGGCGGTGGGGCAATTCCGCGCGGAGCGGGAGCTGGAACGGAAGACGGATCTGCTGGAGAAAACCCAGAATCTCGCTGACGTCGGGGCCTGGGAGTACGACCCCCGGACCGAGGAGGCGTACTTCACGGAGCAGGTGTACGAGATTTACGACGTCGATACGGAGTTCGAGCCGGACCCCGAGGCGGATATCCAGCGGTTCTATCATCCCGAGGACCGCGACGCGGTTCGGGACGGCGTGAAACGGGCGCTCGAAGACGGCGACCCGTACGATATCGAAGTCCGCATCGTCACCGGCGACGGCGCCGAGAAGTGGGTGCGCACGCGGGCCGACCCGAAGTTCGAGGACGGAACCTGCAAGCGTGTCCGCGGGACGATTCGGGATATCACCGAGCGCAAGGAGCGAGAGCGGAATCTCGCTCAGACGAAGGCGTGGTATCAGACCCTGCTCGATGCAGCCCCGGACGCGGTGTTCATCGCCGACGCCGAGTCGGGCGAGATTCGGGAAACGAATCAGGCGGCGACGCGGTTGCTCGACCGTCCCCGCGAGGAGATTGTCGGCCTCGACCAGACGGAGCTCCATCCCCCGGACAAAGCCGAGGAGTACGCCGAACTGTTCAGACAACACGTAGGCGACGGTGAGGGTCGTGACGCGACGCTTGGCGAACAGGTCGAACTCGCCGTCGTCGACGCGGCCGGCGACGAGACCCCCGTGGAGATAAGCGCCCAGACCGTCGAAATCGACGGGGAGTGCTACAACCAGGGGTACTTCCGCGATATCACGGCCCGCAAGCAGCGCGAACGCGAACTAAAGCGGCAAAACGACCGGCTCGACGAGTTCGTCACGGTTGTCAGTCACGACCTCCGGAACCCCCTGCGGACGCTGTCGGCGTCGCTGGATCTGATCGAGACTGACGACGAAGCGGCGCTCGAACGGTGTCAACGCCCGGTCGCCCGGATGGAGCGGCTTATCGACGAGCTGGTGGACCTCGCACGCCACGGCGAGACCGGCTCGGAGCCGGCCCCGGTCCAGCTGCCTGCCCTCGCCGAGGAATGTGCCCAGACGACCGGCCTGTCGGCGGCGGCCCTCTCGATTACGACCGACGCGACTATCGTCGCCGAACAGTCGCGGCTGAAACACCTGTTCGAGAACCTCTTTCGGAACGCTGTCGAGCACGGCACGACAAGCAATCGGACTGCGTCCGACGACATCGTCGAGCGCGGCACGACAGGCAGTCGGACGGAGTCAGACGACGCCGTGGACGACGACGGGCCGGAGGTGTCTCTCACCGTGGGACCCCTCGACGATGGGTTCTACGTGGCAGACGATGGACCGGGCGTCCCCGCCGCCGAACGTGAGCGGGTCTTTCGGGTCGGCTATTCGACGAGTGCCGAGGGCACGGGTTTCGGGTTGAACATCGTCAAACAGGTCGTCGAAGCCCACGGGTGGGACATCCGCCTGACCGAGAGTGCCGACGGGGGTGCCCGCTTCGAGATTACCGGTGTCGAGTTCTCGGACGGCTGA
- a CDS encoding DUF7343 domain-containing protein: MGLISGVAGAAESGEHRPNETSGAITGEQLTHAVDSAANRTSVWGFTEAGQPIETYRLSVRTETTAPNAELCLTQNGTTTCQPVGNGTAVTFPVAGNTSTSPFAVTLSLRQQRSGAVLDTETLTVRQLSRSGDLDGDGLQNAAELAVGGNVSVPDTDGDGLADGPEVHQYNTSVRRADTDGDGLNDTAEITEYGTSPVAADTDGDGLSDATEVRLGYNTTAPDTDDDGLRDGAELAAGTDPATADTDGDGLSDGRERKLGTDPTAADTDGDGLSDGRERELGTDPTTADTDGDGVSDSQERALGTDPTTADTDGDGLSDGRERELGTDPQTVDSDGDGLSDGREAQQLNTDPTATDSDSDFLDDGLEAGLGTNPTTPLTATWLVGLVLGVVIGVLASVAAIQRGLVIAVVDRLRAWRYAAVQSLWPSTDGARDRSAESVSQRTPAARPDPSATAESDPLTDSEVVTRMLEAEAGRMRQSEIVEATDWSKSKVSRLLSQMADADEVVKLRVGRENLICLDGAQPAAFAADRVRDGVPDGPPGAAHN, encoded by the coding sequence ATGGGACTGATCTCCGGTGTCGCGGGCGCCGCCGAGTCGGGCGAACACCGTCCCAACGAGACGAGCGGAGCGATCACCGGCGAGCAGCTGACACATGCGGTCGACAGCGCTGCCAACCGAACCTCCGTCTGGGGGTTCACCGAAGCGGGACAGCCCATAGAGACGTACCGTCTCAGCGTCCGGACCGAGACGACGGCCCCCAACGCGGAGCTCTGTCTCACGCAGAACGGGACCACGACGTGCCAACCAGTCGGCAACGGGACCGCTGTCACGTTCCCCGTGGCGGGCAACACGTCGACCAGCCCGTTTGCCGTGACGCTCTCGCTCCGACAGCAGCGCAGCGGCGCCGTCCTGGACACGGAGACGCTGACCGTTCGACAGCTCAGCCGGTCAGGTGACCTCGATGGGGACGGGCTGCAGAACGCGGCCGAACTCGCCGTCGGCGGGAACGTCTCGGTGCCGGACACCGACGGCGACGGCCTCGCCGACGGACCGGAAGTCCACCAGTACAACACGTCCGTGAGGCGGGCGGACACGGACGGTGACGGACTGAACGACACCGCAGAGATTACCGAGTACGGCACGTCCCCGGTCGCGGCCGACACCGACGGCGACGGGCTCTCCGACGCGACGGAGGTGAGACTGGGGTACAACACGACAGCGCCAGATACGGACGATGACGGCCTGCGGGACGGTGCGGAGTTGGCAGCCGGGACGGACCCGGCGACGGCGGACACGGACGGGGACGGGCTGTCGGACGGCCGGGAGCGCAAACTCGGGACGGACCCGACGGCCGCTGACACGGACGGGGACGGGCTGTCAGACGGCCGGGAGCGCGAACTCGGGACGGACCCGACGACCGCTGACACGGACGGGGACGGTGTGTCGGATAGTCAGGAGCGGGCGCTCGGGACTGACCCGACGACCGCTGACACGGACGGTGACGGGCTGTCAGACGGTCGGGAGCGCGAACTCGGGACCGACCCTCAGACAGTCGATTCCGACGGTGATGGTCTGTCTGACGGCCGGGAAGCCCAGCAGCTGAACACCGACCCGACTGCGACGGACTCGGATAGCGACTTCCTCGACGACGGTCTCGAAGCCGGTCTCGGGACGAACCCGACGACGCCGCTGACCGCGACCTGGCTCGTCGGGCTCGTACTCGGCGTGGTCATCGGCGTCTTGGCATCGGTGGCAGCGATACAGCGGGGTCTCGTCATCGCAGTGGTCGACCGGCTCCGTGCGTGGAGATACGCGGCGGTTCAGTCGCTGTGGCCGTCGACCGACGGTGCCCGGGACCGGTCGGCCGAGTCGGTCAGTCAGCGGACGCCCGCCGCTCGGCCCGACCCGTCGGCCACCGCCGAGTCGGACCCCCTCACAGACTCGGAGGTCGTCACCCGGATGCTCGAGGCCGAGGCGGGGCGGATGCGCCAGAGCGAGATCGTCGAGGCCACGGACTGGTCGAAATCCAAGGTCAGTCGCCTGTTGTCACAGATGGCCGACGCCGACGAGGTGGTGAAGCTCCGGGTGGGCCGTGAGAACCTCATCTGCCTCGACGGGGCCCAACCCGCGGCCTTCGCCGCGGACCGGGTTCGGGATGGCGTGCCCGACGGCCCTCCCGGCGCTGCTCATAATTAG
- a CDS encoding DUF1289 domain-containing protein, with the protein MAESPCTNVCAVADGVCVGCGRTVSEIASWRSMTDAERERVVDEIRRGNREYPKPE; encoded by the coding sequence ATGGCGGAGAGCCCCTGTACGAACGTCTGTGCCGTAGCTGACGGTGTCTGCGTCGGCTGCGGGCGGACGGTGAGCGAAATCGCGTCGTGGCGGTCGATGACCGACGCCGAACGGGAGCGCGTCGTCGACGAGATTCGACGCGGTAATCGCGAGTATCCGAAGCCGGAGTAG
- a CDS encoding SDR family NAD(P)-dependent oxidoreductase codes for MTGSPEALTGVTDVDCTGQQALVTGSTSGIGREAALALGRLGADVVVHGRDTAVGEAVVDELTEIGADGTFVPADFESVDEVRSLAETVRTDTDGLDILVNNAGGLFREGRLTDLGVERTFHVNHLSPFLLTAALLDHLRDGARVVTTASAAHRGTALDTARVKSVERYSAFWAYSHSKLANVLFATELAHLLDVSDRPITSNSVHPGAIPGSGFSRFLPGPVPQLVRGLSAVPGVTTVADGAAELLFPAVSPRTADISGRYFADQQPTNPSSEARDADAARRLWEFSAEVLDIDTPLEPPEL; via the coding sequence ATGACCGGGTCGCCAGAGGCACTCACGGGTGTCACGGATGTGGACTGCACCGGGCAGCAAGCGCTCGTCACCGGGTCGACGAGCGGTATCGGCCGGGAGGCCGCGCTGGCACTGGGCCGGCTCGGCGCCGACGTCGTCGTCCACGGGCGGGACACAGCAGTGGGCGAGGCGGTCGTCGACGAGCTCACCGAAATCGGCGCCGATGGGACGTTCGTCCCGGCGGACTTCGAGAGCGTCGACGAAGTGCGGTCACTGGCCGAGACCGTCCGGACCGACACCGACGGGCTGGACATCCTCGTCAACAACGCCGGCGGGCTGTTCCGCGAGGGCCGACTGACCGACCTGGGCGTCGAGCGGACGTTCCACGTCAACCACCTCTCGCCGTTTCTCCTGACAGCCGCCCTCCTAGACCACCTCCGGGACGGCGCCCGCGTCGTCACCACCGCGTCGGCGGCACACCGGGGCACTGCGCTGGATACGGCGCGGGTGAAAAGCGTCGAGCGATACTCGGCCTTCTGGGCGTACAGCCACTCGAAACTGGCAAACGTTCTCTTTGCGACGGAACTGGCTCACCTGCTGGATGTCTCGGACCGGCCCATCACGTCGAACAGCGTCCATCCGGGCGCGATTCCGGGGTCCGGTTTCAGCCGGTTTCTCCCGGGTCCAGTGCCACAGCTCGTCCGGGGCCTGTCCGCCGTACCCGGGGTCACCACCGTCGCGGACGGTGCCGCGGAGCTGTTGTTCCCGGCCGTCTCACCCCGGACTGCGGATATCTCCGGGCGATACTTCGCCGACCAACAACCCACGAACCCGTCGAGTGAAGCCCGTGACGCGGACGCCGCCCGACGGCTCTGGGAGTTCAGTGCCGAGGTCCTCGACATCGACACCCCGCTCGAACCGCCCGAGCTGTAG
- a CDS encoding SRPBCC family protein: MDARGRTVVARPRKAVFEFMDVPENQARISPRLSAVETVGTRDNGAKRATYTYRLFGLAFDGEVRGIDHDPPERVTFEMTGDITGHIQWEFEPTGRGTRVTYAAEYDLGLPSAVTRLSGPLIDRFNQREITRTLENLRRALEATESP, from the coding sequence ATGGATGCACGCGGCCGCACCGTCGTGGCCCGGCCACGGAAGGCGGTGTTCGAGTTCATGGACGTCCCGGAGAACCAGGCCCGTATCTCGCCGCGGTTGTCGGCCGTCGAGACCGTCGGCACGCGCGACAACGGCGCCAAGCGAGCGACCTACACCTACCGGCTGTTCGGGCTGGCGTTCGACGGCGAGGTACGGGGCATCGACCACGACCCGCCCGAGCGGGTGACCTTCGAGATGACCGGCGACATCACCGGCCACATCCAGTGGGAGTTCGAGCCGACCGGCCGGGGGACGCGGGTCACGTACGCCGCGGAGTACGACCTCGGGTTGCCGTCGGCTGTCACCCGGCTATCGGGGCCGCTCATCGACCGGTTCAACCAGCGGGAGATAACTCGCACGCTAGAGAACCTCCGGCGAGCGCTGGAAGCCACCGAATCGCCGTAG
- a CDS encoding PQQ-binding-like beta-propeller repeat protein: protein MPSTRRHFLTLAGVAVAGAVAPTGDAGETAAASDVDWPMARYDPAGTGAHPTASGPKDDVEVTWTYTSSSSFGRPVPPVHLDGTLYATHDGLVALDSDTGATQFERAGQYRSTPARVRASIYTTDTLAVTGSAGVVGLNAGGGIALPGVDAAIGARRWTGPRAAGGGFFGQPMAVDPVTDDGTVYAAPPGADSIVALDANDGAVDWRQTPREEDGYGVEIKRPAVTDGRVFVTNWPYQATAYDAATGTQDWQRELDEQMVLAPVATDDGLVVQTRDAVYLLDMASGATLWKQSLDANVTEGAPAVADGRVFLSDSQDAMHALDLATGESLWTTPFNGESTPVVADGVVYAVESRHTLVAIDAGSGAQRFTFEPDDYPIATPIIGDGRLFVTTAHGVLALEGAS, encoded by the coding sequence ATGCCCTCCACCAGACGCCACTTTCTCACCCTCGCCGGGGTCGCTGTCGCCGGGGCAGTGGCACCCACGGGCGATGCCGGTGAGACGGCCGCCGCCAGCGACGTCGACTGGCCGATGGCCAGATACGACCCCGCCGGGACGGGCGCGCATCCGACAGCCTCGGGACCGAAAGACGATGTCGAGGTCACCTGGACGTACACCAGTTCGTCGTCTTTCGGCCGGCCGGTCCCGCCGGTTCACCTCGACGGGACGCTGTATGCGACCCACGACGGACTGGTCGCGCTCGACAGCGACACCGGCGCGACCCAGTTCGAGCGCGCCGGCCAGTACCGCTCGACCCCGGCCCGAGTCCGGGCCTCGATATACACCACCGATACGCTCGCGGTGACCGGCTCCGCTGGTGTGGTCGGCCTGAACGCCGGCGGCGGCATCGCGCTGCCCGGTGTGGACGCCGCAATCGGCGCCCGGCGGTGGACCGGTCCGCGGGCCGCCGGGGGCGGCTTCTTCGGGCAACCGATGGCTGTCGACCCGGTCACCGACGACGGCACAGTGTACGCGGCCCCGCCGGGGGCCGACTCGATTGTCGCACTCGACGCCAACGACGGGGCAGTCGACTGGCGGCAAACACCGAGGGAGGAGGACGGCTACGGCGTGGAAATCAAGCGCCCAGCCGTCACAGACGGGCGCGTCTTCGTCACGAACTGGCCGTACCAGGCCACCGCGTACGACGCCGCGACCGGCACGCAGGACTGGCAGCGCGAGCTCGACGAACAGATGGTTCTGGCACCGGTCGCGACCGACGATGGACTCGTCGTACAAACGCGGGACGCGGTGTATCTGCTGGACATGGCCTCCGGCGCGACCCTGTGGAAACAGTCGCTCGATGCGAACGTCACCGAGGGGGCACCGGCGGTCGCCGACGGGCGCGTTTTCCTCTCGGACAGCCAGGACGCGATGCACGCGCTGGACCTGGCCACGGGCGAGTCGCTGTGGACCACGCCCTTCAACGGCGAGTCGACGCCGGTCGTGGCCGACGGTGTCGTGTACGCCGTCGAATCGAGACACACTCTCGTCGCCATCGACGCCGGGTCGGGGGCACAGCGGTTCACGTTCGAACCCGACGACTATCCGATAGCCACACCGATAATCGGTGACGGGAGGCTCTTCGTCACGACCGCGCACGGCGTTCTCGCGCTGGAGGGAGCCTCGTGA